A single Agrococcus sp. ARC_14 DNA region contains:
- a CDS encoding serine hydrolase domain-containing protein translates to MQRIADQAVRMHDVPGAVAAIAGRDDASVAIAGSRAIDGAPMSRDTVFRIASVTKPIVAAAAMALVDRGVLRLDAPVAPWPPELAEPRVLRDPAGALDDTVPATRPILVEHLLALRGGLGFAQDFSTPLAVALRERLRQGPPDPAGWPAADAWLAEAARLPLVHQPGEGWTYNTGLDIAGVLLARAGGGSLGEVLAELLLEPLGMRQTGFRLRADQIARTATSYRPGAAGLELADPPDGAWAGSIAFESGAGGLVSTVDDLIAFGRMLCGRGEADGARVLSSRAVARLLAPGAPSDPGDVFLGGQSWSLGGSVDVVERQPWEVLGRYGWVGGTGTALYVYPRTRRTAVWLTQRELGAPDDDARIGPLLTLAAQAERRARAS, encoded by the coding sequence GTGCAGCGCATCGCCGACCAGGCGGTGCGGATGCACGACGTGCCGGGCGCTGTGGCCGCGATCGCGGGTCGAGACGACGCATCCGTCGCCATCGCGGGCTCGCGGGCGATCGATGGCGCCCCGATGTCGCGCGACACCGTCTTCCGCATCGCCTCGGTCACGAAGCCGATCGTCGCCGCCGCTGCGATGGCGCTGGTGGATCGCGGCGTCCTCCGCCTCGACGCCCCGGTGGCCCCGTGGCCGCCGGAGCTCGCCGAGCCCCGCGTGCTGCGGGACCCCGCCGGTGCCCTCGACGACACGGTACCGGCGACGCGACCCATCCTGGTCGAGCACCTGCTGGCGCTGCGCGGTGGTCTCGGCTTCGCACAGGACTTCTCGACGCCGCTCGCCGTCGCGCTCCGCGAGCGGCTCCGTCAGGGCCCGCCCGACCCGGCGGGGTGGCCGGCGGCAGACGCATGGCTCGCTGAGGCGGCTCGCCTCCCGCTCGTGCACCAGCCGGGCGAGGGCTGGACGTACAACACGGGCCTCGACATCGCGGGCGTGCTGCTGGCGCGCGCGGGCGGAGGCAGCCTTGGCGAGGTGCTCGCCGAGCTCCTGCTCGAGCCGCTCGGCATGCGGCAGACGGGATTCCGGCTGCGCGCGGACCAGATCGCGCGCACCGCGACCTCGTACCGACCCGGTGCTGCCGGGCTCGAGCTCGCCGACCCGCCCGATGGCGCCTGGGCGGGCTCGATCGCGTTCGAGTCGGGCGCCGGCGGGCTGGTGTCGACGGTCGACGACCTGATCGCATTCGGGCGGATGCTCTGCGGCCGCGGGGAGGCGGATGGCGCGCGGGTGCTCAGCAGCCGGGCGGTGGCGCGGCTGCTCGCGCCGGGCGCGCCCTCTGATCCCGGCGACGTGTTCCTGGGCGGGCAGTCGTGGTCGCTCGGCGGCTCCGTCGATGTCGTCGAGCGCCAGCCGTGGGAGGTGCTCGGCCGCTACGGCTGGGTCGGCGGCACGGGCACGGCACTGTACGTCTACCCGCGCACGCGGCGCACGGCAGTGTGGCTGACGCAGCGCGAGCTCGGCGCACCCGACGACGACGCGCGCATCGGGCCGCTGCTGACGCTGGCGGCACAGGCGGAGCGGCGGGCGCGAGCGAGTTGA
- a CDS encoding DUF2510 domain-containing protein, translated as MSSFLIVHCALHDGRLDAYRQPPTLDIAGSRAPLDWGDITLQVPAGDLPVTVSVTRTNGQVEGATILLRTPAGTGTRLTFVPPLQPGGGSMLRIDGQWPADSSMHYYAARDARVLQQPTEPAAPTTTMREPGQPGQPRQQRRADAQAGVRVVSPAAETPVAPTPPVGPTPGSTGSVPPQPSPFGREQGARVDPVQPSAELPVHRAPLAQPPHLGPRPGPSAPQRPGRGEPGPLGGHPTHPSQHQPQHPSQPPSFGQRPQRTERDVYGREHAADDRQPPPIPTPAEFHRLEQEAAEAQRRVYDAWQAQQRAQHAQAGPTPHDGVPQPIGLAAGIGQAQPSWYPDPFRRAESRWFDGRQWTASVMRGGVRGTDQPG; from the coding sequence GTGTCGAGCTTCTTGATCGTCCATTGCGCCCTGCATGACGGCCGGCTGGACGCCTACCGCCAGCCGCCGACCCTCGACATCGCTGGGTCGCGCGCGCCGCTCGACTGGGGCGACATCACGCTGCAGGTGCCCGCCGGCGATCTGCCCGTGACGGTCTCGGTCACGCGCACGAACGGCCAGGTCGAAGGAGCCACGATCCTGCTGCGCACCCCGGCGGGCACCGGCACCCGGCTCACCTTCGTGCCGCCGCTGCAGCCGGGTGGCGGCTCGATGCTGCGCATCGACGGCCAGTGGCCCGCCGACTCGTCGATGCACTACTACGCGGCCCGAGATGCGCGAGTGCTGCAGCAGCCGACGGAGCCCGCCGCACCCACGACGACGATGCGCGAGCCGGGCCAGCCCGGCCAGCCGCGCCAGCAGCGGCGCGCAGACGCGCAGGCCGGTGTGCGCGTCGTCAGTCCCGCAGCCGAGACGCCTGTCGCGCCCACGCCGCCCGTCGGTCCGACGCCGGGCTCCACCGGCTCCGTGCCGCCGCAGCCATCGCCGTTCGGGCGCGAGCAGGGCGCGCGCGTCGACCCCGTGCAGCCCTCGGCCGAGCTGCCCGTGCACCGCGCGCCGCTCGCCCAGCCCCCGCACCTCGGGCCGCGGCCAGGACCGTCGGCTCCGCAGCGGCCCGGCCGAGGAGAGCCCGGCCCGCTCGGGGGCCACCCGACGCATCCCTCGCAGCACCAGCCGCAGCATCCCTCGCAGCCGCCGTCGTTCGGGCAGCGTCCGCAGCGCACCGAGCGCGACGTCTACGGCCGCGAGCATGCGGCCGACGACCGGCAGCCGCCGCCCATCCCGACGCCGGCCGAGTTCCACCGGCTCGAGCAGGAGGCCGCAGAGGCTCAGCGACGCGTCTACGACGCATGGCAGGCGCAGCAGCGAGCGCAGCACGCACAGGCGGGCCCGACGCCCCACGACGGTGTGCCGCAGCCGATCGGCCTCGCCGCCGGCATCGGTCAGGCGCAGCCCAGCTGGTACCCGGATCCCTTCCGGCGGGCGGAGTCCCGCTGGTTCGACGGGCGCCAGTGGACCGCATCCGTGATGCGCGGCGGCGTCCGCGGCACCGACCAGCCGGGCTGA
- a CDS encoding DEAD/DEAH box helicase, with amino-acid sequence MSPFPIQAATIPDVLAGRDVLGRGRTGSGKSIAFGAPIVEMLLRGRSERREIGRAPRALVLAPTRELAQQLNHTIMTMGREVGVFTTVIVGGVKQDSQVEGLRRGVDIVIGTPGRIEDLVEQRKLNLGAVEIAVVDEADHMCELGFLEPVQRILRRTKPGSQKLLFSATLDAEVQTIVKEFLPKPAVHEVAGEEQSTSTIDHQILVADRYDKDAVLEQIVRNPGRIVVFTRTRAYADRLTEQFSDAGISAVSLHGDLTQAKRTRSLEKLRRGKVDVMVATDVAARGIHIDDVALVVQADPPDEYKTYLHRSGRTGRAGNDGRVVTVIAPARRKRTQQLLDRAEIDAPMIPVRPGDDLLDTLTAPPVPVAELAQAEPTQAEPAIAD; translated from the coding sequence GTGTCGCCCTTCCCGATCCAGGCAGCCACGATCCCGGACGTGCTCGCGGGTCGCGACGTGCTCGGCCGTGGCCGCACCGGCTCCGGCAAGAGCATCGCCTTCGGCGCGCCGATCGTCGAGATGCTGCTCCGCGGCCGCTCCGAGCGCCGTGAGATCGGCCGTGCGCCGCGCGCGCTCGTGCTCGCTCCGACGCGCGAGCTCGCGCAGCAGCTGAATCACACGATCATGACGATGGGCCGCGAGGTGGGTGTCTTCACCACCGTCATCGTCGGCGGCGTGAAGCAGGACAGCCAGGTCGAGGGGCTGCGCCGTGGGGTCGACATCGTGATCGGCACCCCCGGCCGCATCGAGGATCTCGTCGAGCAGCGCAAGCTGAACCTCGGCGCAGTCGAGATCGCAGTGGTCGACGAGGCCGACCACATGTGCGAGCTGGGCTTCCTCGAGCCCGTGCAGCGCATCCTGCGCCGCACGAAGCCGGGCAGCCAGAAGCTGCTGTTCTCGGCAACGCTCGACGCCGAGGTGCAGACCATCGTCAAGGAGTTCCTGCCCAAGCCGGCCGTCCACGAGGTGGCAGGCGAGGAGCAGTCGACCTCGACGATCGATCACCAGATCCTGGTTGCCGACCGCTACGACAAGGATGCGGTGCTCGAGCAGATCGTGCGCAACCCCGGTCGCATCGTGGTCTTCACCCGCACGCGCGCCTACGCCGATCGGCTCACCGAGCAGTTCAGCGACGCCGGCATCTCAGCCGTCAGCCTGCACGGCGATCTGACGCAGGCCAAGCGCACGCGCTCGCTCGAGAAGCTGCGACGCGGCAAGGTCGACGTGATGGTCGCGACCGACGTCGCCGCTCGCGGCATCCACATCGACGATGTGGCGCTCGTGGTGCAGGCCGACCCGCCGGACGAGTACAAGACCTACCTGCACCGCTCCGGCCGCACCGGCCGCGCGGGCAACGACGGTCGTGTCGTCACCGTGATCGCCCCGGCGCGCCGCAAGCGCACCCAGCAGCTGCTGGACCGGGCCGAGATCGACGCGCCGATGATTCCGGTGCGCCCCGGCGACGACCTGCTCGACACCCTTACGGCACCGCCGGTGCCCGTCGCCGAGCTCGCTCAGGCAGAGCCCACCCAGGCCGAGCCCGCGATCGCCGACTGA
- the recQ gene encoding DNA helicase RecQ → MWGYDAFRDQQAAIIDDVVAGRDAVVLMPTGGGKSLCYQIPSLVREGTGVVVSPLIALMHDQVDALEQLGVRAAYLNSTQSIDERREVERRLLAGELDMLYLAPERLPVATSLLDAAPIALFAIDEAHCVSQWGHDFRPDYLQLSVLGERWPDVPRVALTATATAETRAEIVERLGLRDAQVYVSSFDRPNIQYRIAPKQDAKAQLLRIIRDEHPGATGIVYCLSRKSVVATAEWLRAQGVDALPYHAGLDAAVRGANQQRFLREDGVVMVATIAFGMGIDKPDVRFVAHLDLPKSIEGYYQETGRAGRDGEPSVAWLAYGLQDVVQQRRMIAEGVGDAQRKRNQTMHLDAMLALCETVECRRVQLLAYFGESSERCGNCDTCLSPPDAYDGTVPAQKLLSTIVRLLRERRQSYGAGHLVDILTGADTERIRRFGHDQLATYGIGGDLPATQWRGIVRQLLAQGLLQVQGEYGVLALTDASAAVLAGDRQVRLRHEAKAPAKAAKRSASTLELDDAQQGIFQALRSWRAATAKEQAVPAYVVFNDKTLAAIAERKPATVVELSTISGVGESKLERYGEAVLEVLAGA, encoded by the coding sequence GTGTGGGGCTACGACGCGTTCCGCGATCAGCAGGCCGCGATCATCGACGACGTGGTCGCCGGGCGCGACGCGGTGGTGCTCATGCCCACCGGCGGCGGCAAGAGCCTCTGCTACCAGATCCCGTCGCTCGTGCGCGAGGGCACCGGCGTCGTCGTCAGCCCGCTCATCGCGCTCATGCACGACCAGGTCGACGCGCTCGAGCAGCTCGGCGTGCGCGCCGCGTACCTCAACTCCACGCAGTCGATCGACGAGCGGCGCGAGGTCGAGCGGCGTCTGCTGGCGGGCGAGCTCGACATGCTCTACCTCGCGCCAGAGCGGCTGCCGGTGGCGACGAGCCTGCTCGATGCGGCGCCGATCGCGCTGTTCGCGATCGACGAGGCGCACTGCGTGAGCCAGTGGGGCCACGACTTCCGCCCCGACTACCTGCAGCTGTCGGTGCTGGGGGAGCGCTGGCCCGATGTGCCGCGCGTCGCGCTCACCGCGACCGCCACCGCAGAGACGCGCGCAGAGATCGTCGAGCGCTTGGGCCTGCGCGATGCGCAGGTGTACGTCTCGAGCTTCGACCGCCCGAACATCCAGTACCGCATCGCCCCGAAGCAGGATGCGAAGGCGCAGCTGCTGCGCATCATCCGCGACGAGCACCCCGGCGCGACCGGCATCGTCTACTGCCTCTCGCGCAAGTCCGTCGTGGCCACGGCCGAGTGGCTGCGCGCCCAGGGCGTCGACGCGCTGCCCTACCACGCGGGTCTCGATGCGGCGGTGCGCGGGGCCAACCAGCAGCGGTTCCTGCGCGAGGACGGCGTCGTCATGGTCGCGACCATCGCCTTCGGCATGGGCATCGACAAGCCCGATGTGCGCTTCGTCGCGCACCTCGATCTGCCGAAGTCGATCGAGGGCTACTACCAGGAGACCGGTCGCGCTGGCCGCGACGGCGAGCCCTCGGTCGCCTGGCTCGCCTACGGCCTGCAGGATGTCGTGCAGCAGCGCCGCATGATCGCTGAGGGCGTCGGCGACGCGCAGCGCAAGCGCAACCAGACGATGCACCTCGATGCGATGCTCGCGCTGTGCGAGACGGTCGAGTGCCGGCGCGTGCAGCTGCTCGCCTACTTCGGCGAGTCGAGCGAGCGCTGTGGCAACTGCGACACCTGCCTGAGCCCGCCCGACGCCTACGACGGCACCGTGCCGGCGCAGAAGCTGCTCTCCACCATCGTGCGGCTGCTGCGCGAGCGTCGACAGTCCTACGGCGCCGGGCACCTGGTCGACATCCTCACCGGCGCCGACACCGAGCGCATCCGCCGCTTCGGTCACGATCAGCTCGCCACCTACGGCATCGGCGGCGATCTGCCTGCTACTCAGTGGCGAGGCATCGTGCGGCAGCTGCTCGCGCAGGGTTTGCTGCAGGTGCAGGGCGAATATGGCGTGCTGGCGCTGACGGATGCGTCGGCCGCGGTGCTCGCGGGCGACCGGCAGGTGCGGCTGCGGCACGAGGCGAAGGCGCCGGCGAAGGCTGCGAAGCGCTCGGCATCGACGCTGGAGCTCGACGACGCGCAGCAGGGGATCTTCCAGGCGCTGCGCTCGTGGCGAGCCGCGACCGCCAAGGAGCAGGCCGTGCCTGCCTACGTCGTCTTCAACGACAAGACGCTCGCGGCGATCGCCGAGCGCAAGCCCGCGACGGTCGTCGAGCTCTCGACCATCTCGGGCGTCGGAGAGTCGAAGCTCGAGCGCTACGGCGAGGCCGTGCTGGAGGTGCTGGCCGGGGCATGA
- a CDS encoding NAD(P)H-binding protein — protein MRIVVIGGSGNSGSAIVRALARRGADVHPASRSGKAIAGASGLKADIVSGEGLDAALEGAEVIVDACNSRNPIDPKPFTIGARNVVAAAERTGVQRAVVLSILGVEQSKLSYHRRKREQELTYLDSSLEVSIVRAAQFHEWSVDQFEAGSALGAIPVVLGGRMQPVAVSEVADLCADEALEPSGKRFVEIAGPQVRLSRDLAKAWQAATGARGLIVNGPFPPSMLDYLRSGANFTEQHKGRITFEGWLSRRR, from the coding sequence ATGCGCATCGTCGTGATCGGCGGATCAGGGAACTCGGGCTCGGCCATCGTGCGAGCCCTGGCGCGACGGGGAGCCGACGTGCACCCCGCTTCGCGCTCCGGCAAGGCCATCGCCGGTGCTTCCGGCCTCAAGGCCGACATCGTCTCCGGTGAGGGGCTCGATGCGGCGCTCGAAGGCGCTGAGGTGATCGTCGACGCCTGCAACTCGCGCAACCCGATCGACCCGAAGCCGTTCACGATCGGCGCGCGCAACGTCGTGGCCGCTGCCGAGCGAACGGGCGTGCAGCGAGCCGTCGTGCTCTCGATCCTGGGCGTTGAGCAGTCGAAGCTCTCCTACCACCGCCGCAAGCGCGAGCAGGAGCTCACCTACCTGGACTCGTCGCTCGAGGTCTCGATCGTGCGCGCCGCGCAGTTCCACGAGTGGTCGGTCGATCAGTTCGAGGCGGGCTCCGCGCTCGGCGCGATCCCGGTGGTGCTCGGTGGGCGGATGCAGCCGGTCGCGGTGAGCGAGGTGGCCGATCTGTGCGCCGACGAGGCGCTCGAGCCGAGCGGCAAGCGCTTCGTGGAGATCGCCGGCCCGCAGGTGCGGCTCTCCCGCGACCTGGCGAAGGCCTGGCAGGCGGCGACGGGCGCGCGCGGGCTCATCGTCAACGGGCCGTTCCCGCCCTCGATGCTCGACTACCTGCGCTCGGGCGCCAACTTCACCGAGCAGCACAAGGGCCGCATCACGTTCGAGGGCTGGCTCTCGCGCCGCCGCTGA
- a CDS encoding efflux RND transporter permease subunit translates to MHLLSLASMKNKALVALVTICIAIFGGVALSSLKTELTPELELPAVVVTTTMQGASPEIIDEDVTAPIEQAVQSVPGLEGTTGTSSTGSSVVVAQFEYGINIPTTEQRVQQAVNRIAGQLPEGAESTVLTGSIADFPVLQIAISGGDDVAALVDRIETVAVPQLERTEGVRAVQLQGAPGQRITISPDDTALAAAGMSRQDISTAIDEHGQLLPGGTVDDDGQTLSVQIGERLGSVADVQALPLNGETTIGDMADVALTEDPVSSIALVDGEPAIILSITKTQAANTVDVSHAVQELLPAIQEELGEGTSITTILDQAPYIEHSIEALAVEGVLGLVFAVIVILIFLWSLRSTIVTAISIPMSVLMTFIGMWGAGFSLNVLTLGALTISIGRVVDDSIVVIENIKRHMAFQASKTKAILDGVREVAGAITASTVTTVIVFLPLAFVSDITGELFRPFALTVTIALLASLVIALTIVPVLAYWLLKRPKEILEAEARAIELAESEAAAATAQPTRRGLFGRRRASAAPVVPAVRASQAADSDEEPEDLEERPDRLRRAYRPVLMATLRKPWFVLVGAVAILGASVAAVPLMAINFLGDDGQTTVQLSQELEPGASLDTQLAAAEDLSAQLQGVEGVDTVSATVAGGGQFAAFTGGGGGGSISYGVIAEDGTDMEALRERIIELGDDAVGEVSVGQSAGLGGSDITVEVQGPTPEAVEEATAAVSEAVSGIDGVAQVTDSLEGAQPLVQVAVDREVAAGLGLSEAAVSGLVAQAMQPTPVGDIQLDGSLVRIYLDPIAPAATLAELRQLELPTPTGPLPLSDVAEVSEITGPVSISTSDGNRTATVTVTPDAADVGGVSTSLQTALDELDLADGATAEIGGVATQITDAFTQLGIAALVAILLVYVVMVATFKSLLQPFLLLVSVPFAATGAIAMQLITGVPLGVASMVGVLMLVGIVVTNAIVLIDLVNQYRDRGRSVRDALVEGAERRLRPILMTAAATIFALVPMAAGLTGQGGFISQPLAIVVIGGLISSTLLTLIVLPVLYLLVEGAIERRRVRRGTGTRAERRGELAMASER, encoded by the coding sequence GTGCATCTGCTCTCGCTCGCCAGCATGAAGAACAAGGCGCTCGTCGCCCTCGTCACGATCTGCATCGCCATCTTCGGCGGCGTCGCGCTGTCGAGCCTGAAGACCGAGCTCACGCCAGAGCTCGAGCTGCCTGCGGTCGTCGTCACCACGACGATGCAGGGCGCGAGCCCGGAGATCATCGACGAGGACGTCACGGCGCCCATCGAGCAGGCGGTGCAGTCGGTGCCGGGGCTCGAGGGCACGACCGGCACCTCGTCGACCGGCTCGAGCGTCGTCGTCGCGCAGTTCGAGTACGGCATCAACATCCCGACCACCGAGCAGCGCGTGCAGCAGGCCGTGAACCGCATCGCTGGGCAGCTGCCGGAGGGCGCCGAGTCGACGGTGCTGACGGGCTCGATCGCCGACTTCCCGGTGCTGCAGATCGCCATCAGCGGCGGCGACGACGTCGCCGCGCTCGTCGACCGCATCGAGACGGTCGCGGTGCCACAGCTCGAGCGCACGGAGGGTGTGCGAGCGGTGCAGCTGCAGGGAGCCCCCGGCCAGCGCATCACCATCAGCCCGGACGACACCGCGCTCGCCGCCGCGGGCATGTCGCGGCAGGACATCTCGACCGCCATCGACGAGCACGGCCAGCTGTTGCCCGGCGGCACGGTCGACGACGACGGGCAGACGCTCAGCGTGCAGATCGGCGAGCGGCTCGGCTCCGTCGCCGACGTGCAGGCGCTGCCGCTGAACGGCGAGACCACGATCGGCGACATGGCCGATGTCGCGCTCACCGAAGATCCCGTCTCCTCGATCGCGCTCGTCGACGGCGAGCCCGCGATCATCCTGTCGATCACGAAGACGCAGGCGGCCAACACGGTCGACGTCTCCCACGCCGTGCAGGAGCTGCTGCCGGCGATCCAGGAGGAGCTCGGCGAGGGCACCTCGATCACCACGATCCTCGACCAGGCGCCCTACATCGAGCACTCGATCGAGGCGCTCGCGGTCGAGGGCGTGCTCGGCCTCGTCTTCGCCGTCATCGTCATCCTCATCTTCCTGTGGTCGCTGCGCTCGACCATCGTCACGGCCATCTCCATCCCGATGTCGGTGCTCATGACGTTCATCGGCATGTGGGGCGCCGGCTTCTCGCTCAACGTGCTCACGCTCGGCGCGCTGACGATCTCGATCGGCCGTGTCGTCGACGACTCGATCGTGGTGATCGAGAACATCAAGCGGCACATGGCGTTCCAGGCCTCGAAGACGAAGGCGATCCTGGATGGGGTGCGTGAGGTCGCGGGCGCGATCACGGCGTCGACGGTCACCACGGTCATCGTCTTCCTGCCGCTCGCCTTCGTGAGCGACATCACAGGCGAGCTGTTCCGGCCGTTCGCGCTCACCGTGACGATCGCGCTGCTCGCCTCGCTCGTGATCGCGCTGACGATCGTGCCGGTGCTTGCCTACTGGCTGCTCAAGCGCCCGAAGGAGATCCTCGAGGCCGAGGCCAGGGCGATCGAGCTGGCCGAGTCGGAGGCCGCGGCGGCGACCGCGCAGCCCACCCGTCGCGGCCTCTTCGGCCGCCGCCGCGCATCCGCCGCCCCCGTCGTGCCGGCAGTGCGCGCATCGCAGGCTGCCGACTCCGACGAGGAGCCCGAGGACCTCGAGGAGCGGCCCGACCGCCTGCGGCGCGCCTATCGCCCCGTGCTCATGGCGACGCTGCGCAAGCCGTGGTTCGTGCTCGTCGGCGCCGTCGCGATCCTCGGCGCGAGCGTCGCGGCCGTGCCGCTCATGGCCATCAACTTCCTCGGCGACGACGGCCAGACGACCGTGCAGCTCTCGCAGGAGCTCGAGCCGGGCGCCTCGCTCGACACGCAGCTCGCCGCGGCGGAGGATCTCTCGGCGCAGCTGCAGGGGGTCGAGGGCGTCGACACGGTCTCGGCGACCGTTGCCGGCGGCGGGCAGTTCGCAGCCTTCACCGGCGGGGGTGGCGGCGGCTCGATCTCCTACGGCGTGATCGCCGAGGATGGCACCGACATGGAGGCGCTGCGCGAGCGGATCATCGAGCTCGGCGACGACGCCGTCGGCGAGGTCTCGGTCGGCCAATCGGCTGGCCTGGGCGGCAGCGACATCACGGTCGAGGTGCAGGGGCCGACGCCCGAGGCCGTCGAGGAGGCCACCGCGGCCGTGTCGGAGGCCGTCTCGGGCATCGACGGCGTCGCGCAGGTGACCGACTCGCTCGAGGGCGCCCAGCCGCTCGTGCAGGTGGCGGTCGACCGCGAGGTCGCGGCGGGCCTCGGCCTCAGCGAGGCAGCGGTCTCGGGCCTCGTCGCCCAGGCGATGCAGCCGACGCCGGTGGGCGACATCCAGCTGGACGGCTCGCTCGTGCGCATCTATCTCGACCCGATCGCGCCCGCCGCGACGCTCGCCGAGCTGCGCCAGCTCGAGCTGCCGACCCCCACCGGCCCGCTGCCGCTCTCGGACGTCGCAGAGGTCAGCGAGATCACCGGCCCCGTCTCGATCTCGACGAGCGATGGCAACCGCACCGCGACCGTCACCGTCACGCCGGACGCGGCGGATGTCGGCGGCGTCTCCACCAGTCTGCAGACAGCGCTCGACGAGCTCGACCTCGCTGACGGAGCGACCGCCGAGATCGGCGGCGTCGCCACCCAGATCACGGATGCGTTCACCCAGCTCGGGATCGCTGCGCTGGTCGCGATCCTGCTCGTCTACGTCGTCATGGTCGCGACCTTCAAGAGCCTGCTGCAGCCGTTTCTGCTGCTGGTCTCGGTGCCTTTCGCGGCCACGGGCGCGATCGCGATGCAGCTCATCACCGGGGTGCCGCTGGGGGTGGCGTCGATGGTCGGCGTGCTGATGCTGGTCGGCATCGTGGTGACCAACGCGATCGTGCTCATCGACCTCGTGAACCAATACCGCGACCGCGGCCGCAGCGTGCGCGATGCGCTGGTCGAGGGTGCGGAGCGCCGACTGCGGCCGATCCTGATGACGGCCGCGGCGACGATCTTCGCGCTCGTGCCGATGGCGGCCGGTCTCACGGGGCAGGGCGGCTTCATCTCGCAGCCGCTCGCGATCGTCGTGATCGGCGGCCTCATCTCGTCGACCCTGCTGACGCTCATCGTGCTGCCGGTGCTCTACCTGCTCGTGGAGGGCGCGATCGAGCGCCGTCGCGTGCGGCGCGGCACGGGTACCCGGGCTGAGCGGCGCGGCGAGCTCGCGATGGCCAGCGAGCGCTGA
- a CDS encoding S4 domain-containing protein has translation MSDRARVDVWIWAVRLVKTRAAATEACRGGHVRVNGNPAKASQPVRIGDEVRVRIHGFDRIVIARQLLAKRVGAPAAAAAIEDRSPPRPSAIDSAQVPHRPRGAGRPSSRERREIDRLRGR, from the coding sequence ATGAGCGATCGCGCGCGCGTCGACGTCTGGATCTGGGCCGTGCGGCTCGTGAAGACGCGAGCGGCAGCCACGGAAGCGTGCCGCGGCGGCCACGTGCGCGTCAACGGCAACCCGGCGAAGGCCTCGCAGCCCGTGCGCATCGGCGACGAGGTGCGCGTGCGCATCCACGGCTTCGACCGCATCGTGATCGCGCGGCAGCTGCTCGCGAAGCGGGTCGGCGCCCCCGCGGCCGCCGCGGCGATCGAGGATCGCTCGCCTCCTCGACCCAGCGCGATCGACTCTGCGCAGGTGCCGCATCGGCCCAGAGGTGCGGGCCGGCCGTCGAGCCGCGAGCGCCGCGAGATCGATCGGCTGAGGGGCCGCTGA